In Nonomuraea sp. NBC_00507, the following are encoded in one genomic region:
- a CDS encoding cytochrome P450 — protein sequence MLITRHAEARTVLDDPRYVPPPVSQDGREGTLAWLRAHVSRFSTGDSHALRRRAVVERLAALDPAELRSAARAMTLERGGAWRGVPTQVLGAALGVKDTAAVPAAASGYLSGEESPEADAAVATLLDQADLPAVTLLLQAYAATEGLIENALRHASCDAARPAAQPSPPSSAAPHSTWTSVDVEALLHETLRHDPPLKASRRLDTRTGGEVTIDLVAANRDPGVFTDPDRFDPTRGPAPHLTFGHGLRPCPAPGHALALAAGVLEGLL from the coding sequence ATGCTCATCACCCGCCATGCCGAAGCCCGGACGGTCCTCGATGACCCCAGATATGTGCCGCCTCCCGTGTCCCAGGACGGCCGGGAGGGGACGCTCGCGTGGCTGCGGGCGCACGTGTCGCGGTTCAGCACCGGCGACTCGCACGCCCTGCGGCGCCGCGCGGTCGTCGAGCGGCTGGCCGCGCTGGACCCCGCCGAGCTCCGATCCGCGGCCAGGGCCATGACCCTGGAGCGTGGCGGCGCGTGGCGGGGCGTGCCGACGCAGGTCCTCGGGGCCGCGCTCGGTGTCAAGGACACCGCCGCCGTCCCGGCCGCGGCGAGCGGCTATCTGTCGGGCGAGGAGAGCCCGGAGGCCGATGCCGCCGTCGCCACCCTGCTCGACCAGGCCGACCTGCCGGCCGTCACGCTGCTGCTGCAGGCGTACGCCGCCACGGAGGGACTCATCGAGAACGCGCTCAGGCACGCCTCCTGCGACGCCGCACGCCCGGCCGCCCAGCCGAGCCCGCCCTCGTCCGCCGCGCCGCACAGCACCTGGACCAGCGTCGATGTCGAGGCCCTGCTGCACGAGACGCTCCGGCATGATCCGCCGCTCAAGGCCAGCCGCCGGCTGGACACCCGCACCGGTGGTGAGGTGACGATCGACCTGGTGGCCGCCAACCGGGACCCCGGCGTGTTCACCGATCCCGACCGGTTCGACCCGACGCGAGGCCCGGCCCCGCACCTGACGTTCGGCCACGGCCTCCGCCCGTGCCCGGCCCCCGGCCACGCGCTCGCCCTGGCCGCCGGCGTCCTGGAGGGACTGCTGTGA
- a CDS encoding isocitrate lyase/PEP mutase family protein gives MTAVNFRDLHRPGDPLLLPNAWDYGSAAVLAAQGFPAIGTTSLGVAAVYGKPDAAGATRAETIELAESIKNLGVLVTVDIEGGFSDDPAEVSDLVASLGALGVAGVNLEDGRPDGTLRPIGLHQRIIEAAKGHGVFVNARTDTCWLRTGDTRERVRAYGHADGIFVPGLSDLGEIAEVAASTPLPLNVLYQPGGPTTAQLAAAGVARVSTGSLLYRAAIQGALATVLGIRGEPAPPMPTYAEMTAFLP, from the coding sequence GTGACTGCTGTGAATTTCCGCGACCTGCACCGTCCCGGCGACCCGCTGCTGCTGCCCAACGCTTGGGACTACGGCTCGGCCGCCGTCCTGGCCGCGCAGGGGTTCCCGGCGATCGGCACGACCAGCCTCGGCGTGGCCGCCGTGTACGGCAAGCCGGACGCGGCCGGCGCCACCCGCGCCGAGACGATCGAGCTGGCGGAGTCGATCAAGAACCTCGGCGTCCTGGTCACGGTGGACATCGAGGGCGGCTTCAGCGACGACCCGGCCGAGGTGTCCGACCTGGTGGCGAGCCTGGGCGCGCTCGGCGTGGCCGGCGTCAACCTGGAGGACGGCCGCCCCGACGGCACGTTGCGCCCGATCGGCCTGCATCAGCGCATCATCGAAGCGGCCAAGGGCCACGGCGTGTTCGTCAACGCCCGTACCGACACGTGCTGGCTGCGGACCGGCGACACCCGTGAGCGGGTCCGGGCGTACGGCCACGCCGACGGGATCTTCGTACCGGGGCTGAGCGATCTCGGCGAGATCGCGGAGGTGGCGGCGAGCACGCCGCTGCCGCTCAACGTGCTCTACCAGCCGGGCGGCCCCACGACGGCCCAGCTCGCCGCGGCCGGCGTCGCCAGGGTGAGCACCGGGTCCCTGCTGTACCGGGCGGCTATCCAGGGCGCGCTGGCGACGGTGCTCGGCATCCGCGGTGAGCCGGCACCCCCGATGCCGACCTATGCGGAGATGACCGCGTTCTTGCCGTAG
- a CDS encoding BTAD domain-containing putative transcriptional regulator, producing MRFQILGPTTALGEDGEPVALGGPRVRALLTLLALHAGRIVGAEQLVDGMYGPRPPEGVANALQSQVSRLRRALGKDVVEFHPAGYRLVADPQDVDARRFEQLAQAGRQALEGGDPVRAAALLREALELWRGAPLTDAPYAEAAATALEELRLAATEDRVQADLDLGRHRELVAELSQLIAAHPLRERPRAQLMRALYGSGRQAEALTVYDEARKILDEELGVEPGAELAAAHLAVLRADPALGAPAARTATQRQGLRAQLTSFVGRTEELTLVGERLQGSRLVTLIGPGGAGKTRLAIEAAEQEPGDVCFVPLAPVADDADVPRAVLAALDIRDSLLHTPDRPAVDPVTRLLTVLADRKLLLVLDNCEHLIAATAELTDLLLASCPGLRVLATGREALGITGESILPVAPLRLPPPEVDDPLDYPAVRLFADRAAAVQPGFAVHADNAAQVVRICRALDGLPLAIELAAARLRTLSVSDVAARLDDRFRLLTRGSRAALPRHQTLRAVVAWSWDLLDESEQRLARRLSVFVGGARPEAAERVCGLPEEVLFSLAEKSLVEVVGGRYRMLETIRAYCAEHLAESGEVDTMRDAHAAYYLDLVEAADARLRTREQMEWLARLDEESDDVNAAVRWATESGQVETALRLVAHAACYWYLRGDRVTSAALASALVTRLASTCPKGLDEEYVMCVLVAAWRGGMEDELRDLVAVARGLLEWNHLPARVEFLMMMLSMYTGPPDDFQMAYEEITLNSRTLPPWQAALGCTGAAFVLQSLGRMEEAVAHFHLGLAAFKAIGERWGTVLALSGLGQLYQEQRDHSTAYALADEALTIARELSAKTEIAEALCRRGDALQGLGDPARARDDYGLAADLSRMNGSVETIAWAHLGLGEVALARGDLAEARAVLTQARDECPEDWYSAAETRVRIDAALSEVSRMVSER from the coding sequence ATGCGCTTCCAGATCCTCGGGCCCACCACCGCGCTGGGCGAGGACGGCGAACCCGTCGCGCTCGGCGGGCCCCGGGTGCGGGCCCTGCTCACGCTGCTCGCCCTGCACGCCGGGCGCATCGTCGGCGCGGAGCAGCTCGTGGACGGCATGTATGGTCCGCGTCCCCCCGAGGGCGTGGCCAACGCGCTGCAGTCGCAGGTGTCCAGGCTGCGGCGGGCGCTGGGCAAGGACGTGGTGGAGTTCCACCCGGCCGGATACCGGCTGGTCGCCGACCCGCAGGACGTGGACGCGCGGCGGTTCGAGCAGCTCGCGCAGGCGGGCAGGCAGGCGCTGGAGGGCGGCGACCCGGTACGGGCGGCCGCGCTGCTGCGCGAGGCACTGGAACTGTGGCGGGGCGCTCCACTGACCGACGCCCCTTACGCCGAGGCCGCCGCGACCGCACTGGAGGAGCTGCGGCTGGCCGCCACGGAAGATCGCGTCCAGGCCGATCTCGACCTGGGCAGGCACCGGGAGCTGGTCGCCGAGCTGAGCCAGCTCATCGCCGCCCATCCGCTGCGCGAGCGACCGCGGGCCCAGCTCATGCGCGCCCTGTACGGCAGCGGCCGGCAGGCCGAGGCGCTGACCGTCTACGACGAGGCCAGGAAGATCCTGGACGAGGAGCTGGGCGTCGAGCCCGGGGCGGAGCTGGCCGCCGCGCACCTGGCCGTGCTGCGGGCCGATCCGGCACTCGGCGCCCCCGCGGCCAGGACGGCCACCCAGCGGCAGGGGCTGCGGGCCCAGCTCACCAGCTTCGTCGGCCGCACCGAGGAGCTGACGCTCGTCGGCGAGAGGTTACAGGGCAGCCGGCTCGTCACCTTGATCGGTCCGGGTGGCGCGGGCAAGACCAGACTCGCGATCGAAGCGGCCGAGCAGGAGCCGGGCGACGTCTGCTTCGTGCCGCTCGCGCCGGTCGCCGACGACGCGGACGTGCCCAGGGCCGTGCTGGCCGCACTCGACATCCGCGACTCCCTCCTGCACACGCCCGACCGTCCAGCCGTGGACCCGGTCACCCGGCTGCTCACCGTGCTCGCCGACCGCAAGCTGCTGCTCGTCCTGGACAACTGTGAGCACCTCATCGCGGCCACCGCCGAGCTGACCGACCTGCTGCTCGCCTCGTGCCCCGGGCTGCGGGTGCTGGCGACCGGGCGGGAGGCGCTCGGCATCACCGGCGAGTCCATCCTGCCCGTGGCGCCGCTGCGGCTGCCGCCGCCCGAGGTGGACGACCCGCTGGACTACCCGGCCGTCCGGCTGTTCGCCGACCGGGCCGCCGCCGTCCAGCCCGGCTTCGCCGTACACGCGGACAACGCCGCGCAGGTGGTGCGCATCTGCCGGGCGCTCGACGGGCTGCCGCTGGCCATCGAGCTGGCCGCGGCGCGGCTGCGTACGTTGTCGGTGTCCGACGTGGCGGCCCGGCTGGACGACCGGTTCAGGCTGTTGACGCGCGGCAGCCGGGCGGCGCTGCCCCGGCACCAGACGCTGCGCGCGGTCGTGGCGTGGAGCTGGGACCTGCTGGACGAGAGCGAGCAGCGGCTGGCCAGGCGGCTGAGCGTGTTCGTGGGCGGCGCGCGGCCGGAGGCGGCCGAGCGGGTGTGCGGGCTGCCGGAGGAGGTGCTGTTCTCACTGGCGGAGAAGTCGCTGGTGGAGGTGGTCGGCGGGCGTTACCGGATGCTGGAGACGATCCGGGCGTACTGCGCGGAGCACCTGGCCGAATCCGGCGAAGTGGACACGATGCGTGACGCCCACGCCGCTTACTACCTGGACCTGGTCGAGGCCGCCGACGCGCGGCTGCGGACCCGCGAGCAGATGGAGTGGCTGGCCCGGCTGGACGAGGAGAGCGACGACGTCAACGCGGCGGTGCGCTGGGCGACCGAGTCGGGGCAGGTGGAGACGGCGCTGCGGCTGGTGGCCCACGCCGCCTGCTACTGGTACCTGCGCGGCGACCGCGTCACGAGCGCCGCTCTCGCGAGCGCGCTGGTGACCCGGCTCGCCTCCACCTGTCCCAAGGGTCTGGACGAGGAGTACGTCATGTGCGTGCTCGTCGCCGCCTGGCGGGGAGGGATGGAGGACGAGCTGCGTGACCTGGTGGCGGTGGCCAGAGGCCTGCTGGAATGGAATCATCTGCCGGCGCGGGTCGAGTTCCTCATGATGATGTTGTCGATGTACACCGGGCCGCCCGACGACTTCCAAATGGCCTACGAGGAGATCACGCTTAACTCTCGCACGCTCCCGCCCTGGCAGGCGGCGCTGGGCTGCACCGGCGCGGCGTTCGTGCTGCAGAGCCTCGGCCGGATGGAGGAGGCGGTGGCCCATTTCCATCTGGGCCTGGCCGCGTTCAAGGCGATCGGCGAGCGCTGGGGCACCGTGCTGGCGCTGTCCGGGCTCGGCCAGCTTTACCAGGAGCAGCGTGACCACTCGACGGCGTACGCGCTGGCCGACGAGGCACTCACGATTGCCCGCGAGCTGAGCGCCAAGACCGAGATCGCCGAGGCTCTGTGCCGACGCGGCGACGCCCTGCAGGGACTGGGCGACCCGGCGCGGGCACGGGACGACTACGGGCTCGCGGCAGATCTGTCGCGGATGAACGGGTCCGTGGAGACCATCGCGTGGGCCCATCTCGGCCTGGGCGAGGTGGCGCTGGCCCGCGGGGATCTGGCGGAGGCGCGGGCCGTGCTGACCCAGGCCCGCGACGAATGCCCGGAGGACTGGTACAGCGCCGCGGAGACCCGCGTCCGCATCGACGCCGCGCTGAGCGAGGTCAGCAGGATGGTCAGCGAACGGTAG
- a CDS encoding DHA2 family efflux MFS transporter permease subunit, translating to MRSKWSCLAIACLATLLLSLDLTVLHLALPRLVTDLGASSTQLLWIGDVYGFALAGLLITMGNLGDRIGRKRLLLIGAAAFGAASVVTAYAPNAELLIAARALLGVAGATIMPSTLSIVRNVFTEPGERTTAVGIWSGMSAAGFAVGPVVGGLLLDHFWWGSVFLINVPIMLLVLAGGILVLPESRNPDAGRLDLLSVVLSFAGVVSVVYAIKEAAHKGIEHADVLVAGVGGVALLALFAWRQTRLAEPLIDVRLFARRAFTASIVTNLLAIFAMSAMMLMFAWYLQLVLGWSPLQAGLAQLPGGLSGAIGGVLAAQLIPRIGRNGVVALGLAMNAGAFLYYSTLGTELNYLALLPVMVIGGIGIGFAFTVNNDNVLATAPRQRAGAAAAVSETAFELGGALGIAILGTVLNSAYRANLELPAGVPGEGARESIAGAVGTAAQLPAEQAGQLMRAAQTAFIEGLQVTALVTAALLAVVALLALVGLRGVPKEIPEEVLARA from the coding sequence ATGAGAAGCAAATGGTCGTGCCTGGCGATCGCGTGCCTGGCCACCCTCCTGCTGTCGCTCGACCTCACCGTCCTGCACCTGGCCCTGCCGAGGCTGGTGACCGACCTCGGCGCGAGCTCCACGCAGCTGCTCTGGATCGGCGACGTCTACGGTTTCGCGCTCGCCGGCCTGCTCATCACCATGGGCAACCTCGGCGACCGCATCGGCCGCAAGCGCCTGCTGCTGATCGGCGCGGCGGCGTTCGGCGCGGCCTCGGTGGTGACCGCGTACGCGCCCAACGCCGAGCTGCTGATCGCGGCCAGAGCCCTGCTCGGCGTGGCCGGCGCCACGATCATGCCCTCCACCCTGTCGATCGTCAGGAACGTGTTCACCGAGCCCGGCGAGCGCACGACGGCCGTCGGGATCTGGAGCGGCATGAGCGCCGCGGGCTTTGCCGTGGGCCCCGTGGTCGGCGGGCTGCTGCTCGACCACTTCTGGTGGGGCTCGGTGTTCCTGATCAACGTGCCGATCATGCTGCTGGTGCTGGCCGGCGGCATCCTGGTGTTGCCCGAGTCCCGCAACCCGGACGCGGGCCGGCTGGACCTCCTCAGCGTCGTCCTGTCGTTCGCCGGCGTGGTGTCGGTCGTCTACGCGATCAAGGAGGCCGCCCACAAGGGCATCGAGCACGCCGACGTGCTCGTGGCGGGCGTGGGCGGGGTGGCGCTGCTGGCCCTGTTCGCGTGGCGGCAGACGCGGCTGGCCGAGCCGCTGATCGACGTGCGGCTCTTCGCCCGCAGGGCGTTCACCGCGTCCATCGTCACGAACCTGCTGGCGATCTTCGCGATGTCCGCCATGATGTTGATGTTCGCCTGGTATCTGCAGCTCGTGCTCGGCTGGTCGCCGCTGCAGGCGGGGCTGGCCCAGCTGCCAGGCGGCCTCAGCGGCGCCATCGGCGGGGTGCTGGCCGCCCAGCTGATCCCCCGCATCGGCAGGAACGGCGTGGTCGCCCTGGGCCTGGCCATGAACGCGGGCGCGTTCCTCTACTACAGCACGCTCGGCACCGAGCTGAACTACCTGGCGCTGCTGCCCGTCATGGTGATCGGCGGCATCGGCATCGGGTTCGCCTTCACCGTCAACAACGACAATGTGCTGGCCACCGCACCCAGGCAGCGTGCGGGGGCCGCGGCCGCGGTGTCGGAGACGGCGTTCGAGCTGGGCGGGGCGCTCGGCATCGCGATCCTGGGCACCGTGCTGAACAGCGCCTACCGCGCCAACCTGGAGTTGCCTGCCGGGGTTCCCGGCGAGGGCGCCAGGGAGTCGATCGCCGGGGCGGTGGGCACGGCCGCGCAGCTGCCTGCCGAGCAGGCCGGACAGCTCATGCGGGCCGCGCAGACGGCGTTCATCGAGGGGCTGCAGGTCACCGCGCTGGTCACGGCGGCACTGCTGGCCGTGGTCGCGCTGCTGGCGCTGGTGGGGCTGCGCGGCGTGCCGAAGGAGATCCCCGAGGAGGTCCTGGCCCGCGCGTGA
- a CDS encoding serine hydrolase, whose product MWLAGAGLALVAACGAQRAPTVPAVARAPVKVARCVLKFPDVRAGAAARARLLRDISRYLSHRPGRVVFAAQDLVTGITLGQGAHQHDMITASGAKVDILAALLAARSGGLDEGERDLADRMIRESDNGAADALWSRAGGGGALSAFYGRVGMRETTPGPSHFWGGTTTSPADRIRLLKALIRGGKGLSKADRRLVLGLMQRVQKDQAWGVSAAARPGDRVALKNGWTPRPFRNNTWAVTSYGRVVGAGRDLLLSVQTDGQPGEGTGIETIEGVARRIGTRLDALIPTTTRPCPTKPVL is encoded by the coding sequence ATGTGGCTGGCCGGCGCCGGGCTGGCGCTGGTGGCGGCGTGCGGGGCCCAGCGGGCGCCGACGGTGCCCGCCGTCGCGAGGGCTCCAGTCAAGGTGGCACGCTGTGTGCTGAAATTTCCGGATGTGCGGGCGGGTGCCGCCGCCCGCGCCCGGCTCCTCCGTGACATCTCCCGGTATCTGAGCCACCGCCCGGGGCGGGTCGTCTTCGCGGCGCAGGACCTCGTCACCGGGATCACGCTGGGGCAAGGAGCGCACCAGCACGACATGATCACCGCGAGTGGTGCCAAGGTCGACATCCTGGCGGCGCTGCTGGCCGCCCGCTCCGGCGGGCTGGACGAGGGCGAGCGCGATCTGGCCGACCGCATGATCAGGGAGAGCGACAACGGCGCCGCGGACGCGTTGTGGTCGCGGGCAGGCGGAGGCGGCGCCCTGAGCGCCTTCTACGGCCGGGTGGGCATGCGGGAGACCACGCCGGGGCCGAGCCACTTCTGGGGCGGCACCACCACCAGCCCGGCCGACCGCATCCGCCTGCTGAAGGCGCTGATCCGCGGGGGCAAAGGACTGAGCAAGGCCGATCGGCGGCTGGTGCTCGGGCTGATGCAGCGGGTCCAGAAGGACCAGGCATGGGGCGTCAGCGCCGCCGCCCGCCCCGGGGACCGGGTGGCGCTGAAGAACGGGTGGACGCCGCGGCCGTTCAGGAACAACACGTGGGCCGTCACCAGCTACGGCCGCGTCGTGGGAGCCGGCCGGGACCTGCTGCTGTCGGTGCAGACGGACGGGCAGCCAGGGGAGGGCACGGGCATCGAGACCATCGAAGGGGTGGCCAGGAGGATCGGCACCCGCCTCGACGCCCTCATCCCGACCACCACCCGGCCCTGCCCAACCAAACCCGTTCTCTGA
- a CDS encoding NAD(P)/FAD-dependent oxidoreductase — protein MDPLKALADAERKPYWLDSPARPEPQPRLDQNTSADLVVVGGGFSGLWTALMAKERDPSLDVVLLEGRRIGWAATGRNGGFCMATLTHGLANGLERWPDEIDRLERMGVDNLDEIEGTLERHGIDCSFERTGELHVATEPWQLDGLNEHLDLISELGLDYLPLDQDQVRAEVDSPTYLGGLWERSGCAMLDPARLAWGLREACLRLGVRVHERSPVRSLHDDGTKITLSTRYGAVTAPKVALGTGVFPPLLRRLKHFVVPVYDYALMTEPLTGAQLAQVGWRNRQGVGDSANRFHYYRLTDDNRILWGGYDAVYYNGGLVKPEYDQRDETFVTLARHFYDTFPQLAEVRFTHRWGGVIDTCSRFSAFYGQAHGGRLVYAVGYTGMGVGATRFGANVMLDLLAGERTERTELRMVKEKPIPFPPEPVRSGVIQFTRWSIAQADQHQGKRNLWLRALDRMGLGFDS, from the coding sequence GTGGATCCGCTGAAGGCGCTTGCTGACGCGGAGCGCAAGCCGTACTGGCTGGACAGCCCGGCCAGACCCGAGCCGCAACCGCGGCTCGACCAGAACACCAGCGCCGACCTCGTCGTGGTAGGCGGCGGCTTCTCAGGGCTCTGGACCGCCCTGATGGCCAAGGAACGCGACCCGTCGCTGGACGTGGTCCTGCTCGAAGGCCGCAGGATCGGCTGGGCGGCCACCGGCCGCAACGGCGGGTTCTGCATGGCGACGCTCACCCACGGCCTGGCCAACGGGCTGGAGCGGTGGCCGGACGAGATCGACCGGCTGGAACGCATGGGGGTGGACAACCTCGACGAGATCGAGGGCACGCTGGAGCGTCACGGCATCGACTGCTCCTTCGAGCGCACCGGCGAGCTGCACGTGGCCACCGAGCCGTGGCAGCTCGACGGCCTCAACGAGCACCTGGACCTGATCTCGGAGCTGGGGCTCGACTACCTGCCGCTCGACCAGGACCAGGTGCGGGCCGAGGTCGACTCGCCGACCTACCTGGGCGGGCTCTGGGAGCGCAGCGGCTGCGCCATGCTGGACCCGGCGCGGCTGGCGTGGGGGCTGCGGGAGGCGTGCCTGCGGCTCGGCGTCCGCGTGCACGAGCGCAGCCCGGTCCGCTCGCTGCACGACGACGGCACGAAGATCACGCTGAGCACCCGGTACGGCGCTGTCACCGCGCCGAAGGTCGCGCTGGGCACCGGCGTGTTCCCGCCGCTGCTGCGGCGGCTCAAGCACTTCGTGGTCCCGGTGTACGACTACGCGCTCATGACCGAGCCGCTGACCGGCGCGCAGCTCGCCCAGGTGGGCTGGCGCAACCGGCAGGGCGTCGGCGACTCCGCCAACCGGTTCCACTACTACCGGCTCACCGACGACAACCGCATCCTGTGGGGCGGCTACGACGCCGTCTACTACAACGGCGGCCTGGTAAAACCGGAGTACGACCAGCGCGACGAGACGTTCGTCACGCTCGCGCGGCACTTCTACGACACCTTCCCCCAGCTCGCCGAGGTGCGCTTCACCCACCGGTGGGGCGGCGTGATCGACACCTGCAGCCGGTTCAGCGCCTTCTACGGCCAGGCGCACGGCGGGCGGCTGGTCTACGCCGTCGGCTACACCGGCATGGGCGTCGGGGCCACGCGCTTCGGCGCGAACGTCATGCTCGACCTGCTGGCGGGCGAGCGTACCGAGCGGACCGAGCTGCGGATGGTCAAGGAGAAGCCGATCCCGTTCCCGCCCGAGCCGGTGCGGTCAGGGGTCATCCAGTTCACCCGGTGGTCGATCGCCCAGGCCGACCAGCACCAGGGCAAGCGCAATCTGTGGTTGCGCGCGCTCGACCGGATGGGGCTGGGATTCGACTCGTGA
- a CDS encoding ABC transporter permease has protein sequence MRGTRLGDKLLHVYTWLVIVWLSSPIAVMILFGFNDKKSKSNTTWQGFTLRWYGELFDISDLTVALRNSLVIAAVSTIITVVIGTMLGLALGRHRFRGKGVTNFLIFAAISTPELVMGASLLSLFVSGNVPRDANTIIMAHVLFSLSFVVVTVRARIVTLDPSLEEAARDLGATAWGTFRQVTLPAIMPGVLAGAMLSFALSIDDYVVTSFVNGSTITFPLWIVGAVKTGIPPQVNVMGTLIFGIGVLIAIGNAVAARRRT, from the coding sequence ATGAGGGGGACGCGGCTCGGGGACAAGCTGCTCCACGTCTACACGTGGCTGGTCATCGTCTGGCTGTCGTCGCCGATCGCCGTGATGATCCTCTTCGGGTTCAACGACAAGAAGAGCAAGTCCAACACCACGTGGCAGGGCTTCACACTGCGCTGGTACGGCGAGCTCTTCGACATCTCCGACCTGACCGTGGCGTTGCGGAACTCGCTGGTCATCGCCGCCGTCAGCACGATCATCACGGTGGTGATCGGCACCATGCTGGGGCTGGCGCTGGGCCGGCATCGCTTCCGCGGCAAGGGGGTCACGAACTTCCTCATCTTCGCCGCGATCTCCACGCCCGAGCTGGTCATGGGCGCGTCGCTGCTGTCGCTCTTCGTCTCGGGGAACGTGCCGCGCGACGCGAACACGATCATCATGGCGCATGTGTTGTTCTCGCTGTCGTTCGTGGTGGTGACCGTGCGGGCGCGCATCGTCACGCTTGACCCGTCGCTGGAGGAGGCCGCCAGGGATCTCGGGGCCACGGCGTGGGGGACGTTCCGGCAGGTGACGCTGCCGGCGATCATGCCCGGCGTGCTCGCCGGGGCCATGTTGTCGTTCGCGCTGTCCATCGACGACTACGTGGTCACGAGCTTCGTCAACGGCTCGACCATCACGTTCCCGCTGTGGATCGTCGGCGCGGTGAAGACGGGAATCCCACCGCAGGTCAACGTCATGGGTACGCTGATCTTCGGCATCGGGGTGCTGATCGCGATCGGTAACGCGGTCGCGGCGAGGCGCCGTACCTGA
- a CDS encoding ABC transporter permease yields MRRLTPYLLALPSWMWLAIFLVVPMVAMASVSLQTGNAIDGFAMTFSFSNYGDAIGRYSTQLVRSLFYGAMATAAMLVIGYPVAYWIAFKGGRRKSVYLFLILLPFFVSFVLRTISWNFLLADNGILFGTLKDWGLLPDDFHVLATTFAVVGGLTYNFLPFMILPIYVSLERVDPRVVEAAQDLYATRTGAFRRVVLPLSLPGVFAGVLMTFVPATADPINAAILGGTSNTMIGNIIQTEYLTNLNYPTASALSFTLMAVLLVGIFIYARALGTENVLEAAAR; encoded by the coding sequence ATGCGGCGGCTCACCCCCTACCTGCTGGCGTTGCCGAGCTGGATGTGGCTGGCGATCTTCCTGGTCGTGCCCATGGTGGCGATGGCGTCGGTGTCGTTGCAGACCGGCAACGCCATCGACGGCTTCGCCATGACGTTCAGCTTCTCCAACTACGGCGACGCCATCGGCAGGTACAGCACCCAACTGGTCCGCTCGCTCTTCTACGGCGCGATGGCGACGGCGGCCATGCTGGTCATCGGATATCCGGTGGCGTACTGGATCGCGTTCAAGGGCGGCCGGCGCAAGTCCGTCTACCTGTTCCTGATCCTGCTGCCGTTCTTCGTGTCGTTCGTGCTGCGGACGATCTCGTGGAACTTCCTGCTGGCCGACAACGGCATCCTGTTCGGCACGCTGAAGGACTGGGGGCTGCTGCCCGACGACTTCCACGTGCTGGCCACGACGTTCGCGGTGGTGGGTGGGCTGACGTACAACTTCCTGCCGTTCATGATCCTGCCGATCTACGTGTCGCTCGAACGCGTGGACCCGCGGGTCGTGGAGGCGGCACAGGACCTGTACGCCACCCGCACGGGGGCGTTCCGGCGGGTGGTGCTGCCGCTGTCGCTGCCGGGGGTGTTCGCCGGGGTGTTGATGACCTTTGTGCCCGCCACGGCAGACCCGATCAACGCGGCCATCCTCGGCGGCACCTCCAACACGATGATCGGCAACATCATCCAGACCGAATACCTGACCAACCTGAACTACCCGACCGCTTCGGCGCTGTCGTTCACGTTGATGGCGGTGCTGCTCGTGGGCATCTTCATCTACGCCAGGGCGCTCGGCACCGAGAACGTCCTCGAGGCGGCGGCCCGATGA